The Candidatus Dependentiae bacterium genome segment AGTGCCTAGACTTTCTAATGAAGATTACTCTACTAATATTCTAGTTAAAGCATATGTCGATCTTAAACGTAGACAATTACTGCAAGCAGCTGCTTATGACGATATTGACACAGTAACAGCTCTTCTTAAAAAAGGTTTTTGCCTAAACACATGTGATAAAGCAGGTAATACCTTATGGCATTATGCTTTTAAAGGTTCTGCTGGTAAAGCAAGTGCAAAAGTTCTTGAATTTTTAGCTACATTAGAAGGCACAGAAAAAGGCTTTAAGAAAGCAAATAAAGCAGGAATACCCTCTTTTGTTGAAGGCCTTATCTATAATAAAGACTTTACTCAACGGTTTATAGCTACTTATTGCAATAAACAACCTCAATGGAGTTATAAAGATATGTTATCTCATTGTTCGATTCAATAACTACCTTAAAGATTTTTTTAGGGGAATTTGCTTATACCCAGCTTATGCCAATCTTCTTCAAATTTAGCCATGCCCTTAGTTGTTAATGGATGGTCTGCTAACGACTCAAAAAGTGTTACTGGCAAAGTAGCTATATCAGCGCCCGCAAGAGCTACTTGATGTACATGCGAGACACTGCGTAGTGACGCTGCTAGAATTTGAGTCTTAACGCCGTAGGTGTTATAGATAGTGCGTAAATCTTTTATAAGCTGTAATCCATCAGAATCAATATCATCAAGACGACCAACAAAAGGTGATATATATTTTACGCCAAGCTTACCCATTAAAAGACCTTGAACAGCTGAAAACAATAAAGTAATATTAATACCTACTCCTTCAGCAACAAGTTTTTTAATAACAGGTAGATATTCTGTGTAGCAAGGAATTTTTACCACTACATTAGGTGCTATTTGTGCGATAGTTTTAGCTTGCTCGTACAATGCTTGAGGATCACGTTCAGTGACTTCTATGCTTACGTCATGAGGATAAACTGTCTTACAAATAGTGACAAGCAAATCACGCAGATTTCCGCTTTCTTTGCTTAGCAAAGTTGGATTGGTAGTTATACCATCTACAAGACCCGTTTGTATACCTTTTTTTATACTATCAACATTAGCTGAATCTAGAAATAGTTTCATGAACTTGTATCTTTCAAGATTAAGTATTTCTACTTTGTTCGCACTAAAGCTAGTGTAAAATAAAAAGAGCGACTACCGCAATAGTCGCTCTTTTTATTAAAATGTTAGCAAGTAAGTTACGAAACTATAAAGTTAATAAGCTTATCTTGAATGTAAATAGTCTTATTAATCTGTTTGCCTTCAAGCCATTTAGCTATAACCTCTTGTGCAGGAGCAGATACCTGATGCTCAGTTGCACCCACAGGCATTTCTAAAGTACCGCGCAATTTAGCATTAACCTGAATAGCAATAGTAGTCTGATGTTTAGCAGCTAGACTTGGCTCATAGCTTGGCCAGCTACAATCATCAACTGATTTATTGAACAGCTTTTCAAGCAATTCACTTGCCATAAAAGGTGCCATACAGGAAAGCATTACACACACTTTTTCAGCACTATCAGAGCTTAGTTGCACAGAATTATTAGCAATATCGTTCATAAATTCCATAAAAGAAGATATGGCTGTATTAGGCTTAAACAAGTCTATACGCTCTTGGAAGTCTTTCATAAACCGGTGTAGTCGCCGCGTTACTTCGTTGTCTTCTTGCTTATTAGCACTCAAAATAGATTCGGGCTTAGTCATATACGTCCATAAACGCATTAAAAAGCGCTTAATACCCTCAAGACCAGCATCTTGCCATTCACAATCAAGTTCTGGCGGTCCCATAAACAAAATATACATACGTAGCGCATCTGAGCCATATGTTTTTACTATATCATCTGGGTTAACTACATTACCTTTAGATTTAGACATTTTCTCTACATTACCAGATTTTTCAGAGTATTTATTTACCAT includes the following:
- a CDS encoding ankyrin repeat domain-containing protein, translating into VPRLSNEDYSTNILVKAYVDLKRRQLLQAAAYDDIDTVTALLKKGFCLNTCDKAGNTLWHYAFKGSAGKASAKVLEFLATLEGTEKGFKKANKAGIPSFVEGLIYNKDFTQRFIATYCNKQPQWSYKDMLSHCSIQ
- a CDS encoding fructose-6-phosphate aldolase, translating into MKLFLDSANVDSIKKGIQTGLVDGITTNPTLLSKESGNLRDLLVTICKTVYPHDVSIEVTERDPQALYEQAKTIAQIAPNVVVKIPCYTEYLPVIKKLVAEGVGINITLLFSAVQGLLMGKLGVKYISPFVGRLDDIDSDGLQLIKDLRTIYNTYGVKTQILAASLRSVSHVHQVALAGADIATLPVTLFESLADHPLTTKGMAKFEEDWHKLGISKFP